Genomic segment of Prochlorococcus marinus XMU1405:
ATATTTTTACTGTATAGATACCAATGATAAATAAAAATGATAGTAGTGATCCAATTGATAATTTAGAGTATGAAAAAGTTCTAGAAGAAGAAATAATAAATTCATACGAAAGTAAATTTCAGAAAGATACTGAAGAAGATAGTAAAAAGATTAAATTTTACAGACTTAAAAGAACTCCATTAGAAATACTAAATAGGACATTTTTCTTTTTCTTTATTGGAAGCTTTCTTTTCTCTTTGTTTTTAGCTTATTCAGAAAGTAAGTTGTGGTTCATACTTTATGTAGCAAGTGCATTGTCTTGTGTTTTTTATACTCCTAATAGAAAAGCACTTAAAGAATTAATAGCAGCTTGGCCAAATATAGAGGATCTCATTAAAGGAAGGAGTTTATGGAGAAAAGGCAAGTAAATAGATTATGAAACCTTTAAGTTCATTTAAAAAGTGGTTATTAAATATTCTTGTGCCATACATAGAGGGTACCAACAAGAAAAAGGAGGATAAAAAATGAGCCTTATAAAGCTTGGAATTATTATTGAAATTTTTTTGTTTGTGGGAGTTTTTTTATGGGTTAGGAAACTAAATAGTAAACAAAGTAGGCAACCATCTTTATCAAAAAAAACAATAAAAAATCTCAAATTCTAGAATTTTGATCACAAAATAAGGAATTTTTATAAAGAGATCTAATTTATGGGAAAATTCTTGATTTTTTTCTCTCACTTTGTATGTGAAATCGGTTAGAACATCTACATCGTTCTTATAAAATATGGTTTCCTCCATTCAAGGTCTTGCTCCAATAACCAATCCATTAAATAGTGTCTTAATAGAAAAGAAATTAATAAATGTTGATCAGAAATTTATTCAACTTGTTTCTCTGGCAGAAGGGTTACCTCGGACAGAAGTCATCGAAAGTGGAAGGAATTATTGGAGAGGTGTTTGTAGAAGCTTGATTTTTAGATTTCCTGACGATCTTGAAATCTTAAAGCTTGATGTAAGAAGTTATGTAGATAGATCAAAAGGAATTATTCAGATAAGATCTGCAGCAAGATTAGGGCAATCAGATTTAGGCGTTAATTTAAGAAGAGTTGAATACTTGTTTGATCAATTAGAAAAATTTTAATTAATCTATTTTTTATAAATTTAAGGTTCTTTTTACTAAATAGGTGTGCTTTAATTCATAAGAATATTTGAATTGCCATGTTAAAGATAATCTTAGTTGGAATTATTATCGCGCTTGTATATTCTCAACCGGACCTTCGTCTTACAGTCGCTGATTGGTTAAAAGCAGCTTCTGATTTTCTTATTGAATCAGTACAAGTAAAACCTTGAATTTATTTTTAATGAAGCATTAAAAAAGACCTGAGACAGTAATCATTTGTTTAATGCATACAGCTACGAAAATAAATATTATTATCCTGCTCAATATGTATTTCACTTAAACAAATAAATAGTTTTAGGAACATAATAGAAAATTTTTTTGAAATTTTTGAATAGTTAACGATAATAAGGGATATGAAGCTTAGATTATTTGAATTCTATTTTATTAAAGACTATTTAAGGCCTTGGTTTGGTCTTATTTATTCTTTATTCTTTCTGTTTTTTTTAGGTGCAATTGGCTATCGAATAACAGAGGGATGGGAATGGAGTGATTGCTTATGGATGGTTTTGATCACAATAACCACTATTGGTTTTGGAGAAGTTCAACCTTTAAGTCCTGAAGGCAGGATCGTAACTGTTTTAGTAATCGTTGGCGGATTGATCTTTATTCAATTTACCTTTCAAAAAGCTGTTAGATTATTCGAATCCGGCTATTTTCAAAGAGTAAACGAATTACGTTTTAAAAGACTTCTTAGAAAAATGGAAAATCATGTAATTTTGTGCGGATATGGAAGGGTAGGACAGGAAATATCTAATCAAATAAAAACACAAAATATCCCAATTATTGTTGTTGAGAGTGATGAAGATAGAAAAAAGATTGCTGAAGAAAATGGTTTAGAAGTACTTTGTGCTGATGCAACTCTTGATGAGACGTTAAAACTTGCAGGATTAGAAAAATGTAAAAGTTTGGTTGTTACTTTGCCTAATGACGCTGCAAATTTATATGTAGTTTTAAGTGCTAAAGGGATAAGAAGTTCTATAAGAGTAATAGCAAGAGCTGGAACGGAAGAAGCCGCAAGTAAGTTGAGATTGGCTGGGGCAAGTATAGTTGTAAGTCCTTATATTGCAGCAGGAAGAGCGATGGCATCAATGGCTCTAAGACCAATTGCAATTGACTTTCTTGATCTGCTCGCCGGAAGTGAATGTGAAATTGAAGAATTTGAATTAAGTAATGATATTAGTCTTTTTGAAACTGCAGAGAAAAGATCACTTTCTGAACTAGGAATAGGTAAAAAAAGTGGTGCGAAAATATTAGCCATTAAGGAAAACGAAAAGTTGTTTACAAATCCTGGCGGTAATTTCATCCTTCAGCCAGGTCAGGTTTTAATAGCATTTGGTAGTAAAGAACAACTAAATATCTTGAACGGATTATTAGGAAATCTTGTTGTAGCAGTAGAGTTATTAAAATAGATAGATTTAGATTAAGAATTAATAGCTAAATTAATTTTGGGTCAAATAAATCAAATGAAAATATTTAAATTTCTATTCATAATTCCTGTAATAACTTTAATAATTATTTTTCAAACCTCTGTGCAAAATAGATATCTAATGGCTTCTGATATTAGAGATGGAGAAACAGTTTTTAGAAATGTTTGTGCAGGCTGCCATGTAAGAGGTGGATCAGTTGTTCTTAAAGGATCTAAATCATTAAAACTTTCCGACCTTGAAAAAAGAGGAATAGCAGATGTAAATTCAATAACAAAAATTGCTAATGATGGGATTGGGTTTATGAAGGGTTATAAAAATAAATTAAAGGATGGTGAGGATAAGGTTCTATCACAATGGATTATTCAAAATGCAGAAAAGGGTTGGGAGTAAATGAAAAGCGTGCTTCTGGCATCGTTTTTATTTCTATTAGCTTAATTTTCTTTTGCTGAGGAATTAACTAATTACAAAATTACATCTGATTCTCAAATAAATACTTTAGAAGGTGATTTGGAGGCTAAGGGAAATATAGTCATTAAAAGTAATAGTGGTAATTTTGAGGCTTATTCTGACAAGCTTTCTTTTGATAAGGATGATAAATCTCTAAAACTTATTGGTAATGTTTATGTTAAAAATTTAGAGTCTGAAGGAATTTCAATTGAAGAAAAATCTGGAGATGAATTGATAATATTTACTGATGCGGCAATTTTTGAATAGATGTCAAATTATCATGACTTTCATATACCTTTAAGTCCTCTTAAAGTCATTTACAGCATTTAGTAGTAGATTTAAAGAGGTATTCTTTTTTTAATGGAAGAGAAATTAACTCTTTTCAAGAATCGTAAAAGATTCGGTATCGAAAAAAATATAGATATTATCTTCAAGAATACTGCTCTAGTCTTGTCTAGTTTCGTAGCAATAATACTTTTAGGAATAATTTTAGTAGTCTTTTTTCAGTCATTCGAATCCTTTTCAAGGTATGGATTGAAGTTTCTCATAACCTCTGAATGGAATCCAGTAAAAGATGAATACGGAGCTTTTACTGCAATATATGGCACATTGGTAACTTCTTTTCTTTCGTTATTAATAACTATCCCTTTGGGTGTTGGAACTGCCATATTTATTACCGAGGACTTTGTGCCGAAAGCTTTTAGAGAAATAATAGGTTCTTTTGTTGAATTATTAGCCGCAATTCCATCAGTTGTATTGGGACTTTGGGCAATATTTGTAATGGAACCTTTTTTTAGAGCCTTTTTTGTCTTTTTACATAATTTCTTTGGTTGGGTACCTTTATTCAGTACAGAACCTACAGGTAGGAATTCATTGTTAGCAATATTTATTTTAGTAGTAATGCTTTTGCCCATAGTGACCTCCATTGCAAGGGATTCACTTAATCAGGTTCCTAAAAAGTTAAGAAACGCAGCTTATGGTATTGGAGCTAGTAGATGGAAAACAATATTTTCAGTAATTTTGCCAGCTGCATTATCAGGAATTATGGCAGGTGTTCTTCTTGCTTTAGGTAGGGCAATGGGTGAAACCATGGCTGTCACAATGATTATTGGTAATTCCAATGCATTTAGTTTGTCTCTTTTATCTCCTGGATATACCATTTCTTCAATGCTTGCAAACCAGTTTGGTGAGGCTGATGGAAGTCAGGTTTCATCACTGTTTTATGCGGCTTTTGTACTTATGATCCTCTCTTTGGTAGTGAATATCTTTGCGCAGTGGCTAGTTAAGAAATTTAGTCTCAAATATTAGATAATTATGAATTCACTGTATTACCAGAAAAGATTATCCAGAAATATAGGAGATAAATTCTTTACTTCTTTATCAGTAATTTGTGCATTGATTGCAATACTTCCATTGATTTTTCTGGTAACTTATATTCTTATCAAAGGTGGATCTCAAATCACACCAGAATTATTTACTTTAGAACCAAATCCTCCTGGAGATGATTTAGATGCAGGAGGTATTAATCCTGCATTGATCGGGACATTGATAATTACTACCATTGCTTCAATTATTGCAATACCAGTAGGTGTTGGCGGTGGCATATATCTAGCTGAATATTCTAAAGGTGGTTCTTTTTCAAGGTTTATTAGATTTGGAGTAAATGTTTTAGCGGGAGTCCCTTCAATTATTGCCGGTGTATTTATTTATGCCTTAATTGTTTCAACAAAGATCTTATTTGGAAGTATGTACAGTGGCTTAGCAGGAGGAATGGCACTTTCAATATTGATGTTGCCCACTGTGATTAAGACTACTGACGAAGGTTTAAAGCTGGTGCCTAATGAGTTGAGATATGCTTCTCTTGGAGTTGGAGCAAGTATGTATACAACTATATTGAAAGTTACTTTGCCTTCTGCCTTTAGGTCTATTGCTACTGGCGTTGTACTTGGAATCGCAAGAGCTGCAGGTGAAACAGCACCTTTGATATTTACGGCTTTATTCTCTTATTACTACATAACAGGCTTTGGAGACTTGTTTTATGAGATGGGTTCTTTGGCTGTATTGATATACAACTTTGCACTTGAACCTTATGATGCACAAAATAAATTAGCCTGGGCAGCTTCCTTTATTCTTGTTTTGTCGATACTATCAGTAAATATATTTTCAAGGATATTAGCTGCTTTTACTGAGAAAACTAAGAGAGTATAAATGATTAAAACTACTAAAAAAATACCAAAGAATATCATTTTATCTCTTGAGAATGTATCTATTAGCTATGGAACTTTTGAAGCAGTAAGAAATGTTTTTTGTAATTTCAAAAAAGGAGATATAACCTCCCTTATTGGACCTTCAGGTTGCGGTAAATCAACTGTTCTTAGGTCATTAAATAGAATGAACGACTTGATTCCTAATTGTTCATTAAAAGGTACTGTCCTTTTTGATGGAACTAATATTTACGATAAAAGAGTAGATCCAGTTGAAGTGAGAAGAAGAATTGGGATGGTTTTTCAACAACCTAATCCTTTTCCTAAATCTATCTATGAAAATATTGCATTTGGGGCAAGAATTAATGGCTTTACTGGAGATATGGACGAATTAGTGGAAAGTTCACTAAGAAAAGCTGCTTTATGGGATGAATGTAAGGATAAATTAAATGATAGTGGTTACTCTTTATCTGGCGGACAACAACAAAGACTATGTATAGCAAGAACCATAGCAATTGAACCTGAAATAATTCTCATGGATGAACCATGTTCAGCATTAGATCCAATCTCGACTTTAAAAATTGAGGAGACGATGCACGAACTTAAGAAGAATTACACAATAATAATTGTTACCCATAATATGCAGCAGGCTTTAAGAGTTAGCAATATGACGGCATTTTTTAATGCAATTGAATATGAAGATGGTGATGGAGGAAAAGTTGGTTATCTTGCAGAATTTAATTCGACAAAGAAAATTTTTAATTCTCCCAAAGAAAAAATTACTCAGGAATACATATCTGGTAAATTTGGTTGATGTTTAATTTTTACCTTTAAAAGAAATATTTTTACTTTCAAGAAAGCTTAGGGGTAGACAAACAGTATAAATACCTATATAGTTATTTCGAATTAGTAAGTTTATCTTTGAAAAACTACCCTTTTCTACCTTTCTTGATTTTTGCAGGTGCTCTCATAACAACTGCAACAATAGGGTTACCTGTATTTACTTCATAATTTAGAAGTATTTCTATTTCAGGTAATTTTATGGTTTCATTAATAATTAAAGAATTAATTGGAAGTCCTCATAAAACTTTAATTAAGGAAAATTTATTTGACTTTACAAAAAAAAGAGAGAATATGAATCTGTGTGGGAGTGACAAATCTGTATCAAAACCATTTTTAAGAGTGGTTAATTTCTAATTTATTTATCATGGATAAAACTAAAGAACAGTTAGAAAAATTAAGAGAAGTAGCAGAGGCCTCTCTTACAAAAACGGATGAACTTCAAAAAGTTCTTGCTCAAATCGAAGCTTTAATGTCTAGAGAAGAATCACAAACATTATCAAAGAAGAAATAAAGATTTAAAAAATAATTTTAGGTTTTGTACTTTTAATAACACCTTTGCAATTCCATTGTAGTTATTAATTGGGTAAGCAGAACCCGTTCCAAAGTTTTCTGTTAGGTCTCGAGGTCTTACCTTCTTTAAGTAAAAGACCTCTTTAATTTGTTTGTTTTTATTATATTTTTATAACCTGATTATTTAGTTGATTACTTTATAGATTTCTTTTAAGCAGACATTTACATCAAAAGATTCAGTATTTACGACCTCTAATCCTGTTTTTTCTGTAACTTCAACGGTGGCATTGCATTCGTCTTGTTTAAGAGCCATGTAACTTGGTTTTTTATCATCTATATCTAATTCAACACTTGATTCATTATCTTCCTTATATTGCTCCATTACCAGTGTAAGTGCCTCTATTTCAACGGAAAAATTATCATTTGCTTTTGCCCCAAATGGGATCACAAGAAATGGAAATAAAATCAAGGATATTAATTTTTTCATTTCTATAAAATGTGTTTATTTTTTTTATAACGTGGATTGCTTTCTAAAGAAAGGGGCATTAGCTGAATAAAGTTTTATGTTTTCTATTTTTACTTTTAAAAATAAATTAATAAATTTAAAGTAATTGATAAAAAAACTAAACGAGACTTTTAAGTATAAATTGGTATATCTAAATGAAAAATTTATTTCACTTCAATAGGATTATTCTTAGGATTTTATTTCCACAATTTCTTCTTCAGAAATAATTGCCCATTTTTTAAATGAATTTTTGCAGGGATAGCCTCCTGTTAAGTCTCCAAATGCAGGCAAGAATAAAGTATTTTTATTCTTATCCATTGCAAAGCACCTAAATGATAATTGATCTCCATTATTTTTTATATTGATTTTTGGATGATAATGACCACAAATATTTAAGTTTTTTTTGTTTTCTGAATTAACTGGCTCATGGCTAAAAGTAATATTTTTAGTTTTTCTAATATTAAAAATTTTTATATTTTTAATATCACAACCTACATCGTGATTTCCTAGGACTAGTTCAACGTTAGTTTTTAGTAGTTCAGGAAGATCCTCAACTGTTTTTTGAAGAGTTTTATCTATTGAATATTTGCTGTGGAATAAATCTCCCAATATAATTAACTTTTCAGGACTATATTTTTTTACTATTTTTTTTATTCTTGCAAAATTGTTTTTATCTGAATTATTAGTAAGAGGTATACCATTTTGCTGAAAATATTCAGCTTTCCCAAGATGAATATCGCATATTAATAACTCTTTTGTTTCCGGTAGAAATAACGCTCTTGAAGGAAGCATCTCTAACAATGTATCTTCCCAACAAAATTTAAAAGAACTTTTTTTCATTTAATCACTATATTTTTTTATAAGTTTTTCTACTCTTTTTTCTATTGGTTCATTGCTTAAAGTATTTTTAAGTCTTTCAACTAATAAAGGAAAAGCAAAAGGAGTTGGAGTTCTTATCTCGTTTAATAGCATTTTTAAATTTTTTAATCTTTCTAATGATTTAGATATTCTTTTATTTTCTAATTGATATTCTTTAACTTCTTGATGCGATTGTTTTATCAAAAGATGGCCTTCTTCATATTTAGTGAAGACATCGTAGAAAAGACTTGAACTTATTTGAAGTTGAGAAGAAGTTTTTGTTTTGGTTGGATTATTTTGATTTACTAGTCCACTTATCTGGGCAATATTTTTAAATCTACGTTTTGTTAATTCTGAAAAATTAATTGCATTTTCTAGATCTTTCTCTAATTTTTTGTTATCCAAAAAATAATCAGCTTCTTTTTTAATTATGGAAAAATCATAATCTTCTGAGGTAGTTAAGCTGAATCCAAAATCATTAGCAGCAATACTAAATGTAGTTTGTTTTAATTTTGCTAATCTTAAAGCCCATAGAAATGCAATTCCTTCATTTACAAATTTGCCGTCAAGTGTAAAAACAAAAAGATTTGATAAATCCTTGGTTTTGTATATTTCTATAAGAAATTCATCTTTCTTTGGAATATTTGAAAGAAACTGTTGTTTCTTCAATATTGGGCGTAATGAATTTAGTTCTGGGTTCAAGTAATAATAATTTTCTGATTCATTGCATATATCTATTTCTTTTCTCAAACTTTCACAAAGTAGATCAGAAATTGCCATTTGACCTCCAACCCATGCAGGAATGAGAGAGCTTTTTTTTGTTGATTTTTTAACGTATAAAATCATATCTCTGATTCTTATAAATTGAAGCATTTTACCAGCAAAGTAAAAGGTATCTCCAGGATTTAATTTTGAGGCAAAATTCTCTTCTAAATTTCCTAAGGATTTCCCTTTCATATATTTAACATTCACAAATTTATCGCTTGTTATTGTCCCAATATTGAACTTATGTATTCTTATTAAAGATTTGTCTTTAACAAAATATTTAAAGTTTTCATTATTATTTTTTGATTTTTCTTTAATTATCTTTTTATATTTTGGGTATGCTCTAAGACATTTTCCTCCATATTCCAAAAAGTCAAGACACCAATTCCAATCTTGATCTTTTAAGTTTCTATAACTCCAACAACTTTTAATTCTTTCTTTCTCAATTTTCGGATCAAAGCCATTTCCGCATGCCAAACTTATTAGATGTTGAAGAAGTACATCATAAGATAATTCAGGAAGTCTAATTTCCTCAGATATACCACTTTTTATTATTCTTCTCATTGCACTAATCTCAAATAACTCCAAAGAATTAGTAGGCATAAAAATTATTTTTGATTTCCCGCCTGGTCTATGAGCACTTCTTCCCGCTCTTTGGATAAGTCTAGCTAAATTCTTTGCACTACCAATTTGAACTATTTGATCTACAGGTTGGAAGTCAACTCCCAAATCTAAAGAGCTGGTGCAGACTACCCATTTTATTAATCCGTCTTTAACTCCTTCTTCAACTCTTTTTCTATCTTCTTTATCGAGGGAGCCGTGATGAAGTGCGATTTTGTCTTCCATCTCTGGCAGAAAAAATTTAAGACATTGATACCATCTTTCAGATTGGTTTCTTGTATTGGTGAATAATAAGGTGCTTTTATTTTTATCTAGGATTTTTAAAAGTGAAGAATGACTTCTGATTCCTAGATGGCCACTCCATGGAAAAGTCGTTTCCTCCTCTGGCAAAACGCTTATAATTTCTATCTCTTTTTGGATATTTGTACTTACAATTTTGGGTTTAATAGCGCTCATTCCAACTATTGCTCTTGCTGCTTCTTCAATATTTCCAATAGTTGCAGACATTGCCCAAATTTGTAAATTTTTTATATTACCTCTTAGCCAACTTAAAGATAACTCGCACTGGTTTCCTCTTTTACTACCCATCAATTCATGCCATTCATCAATAATTATTGATGACAACTCCTTGAACAGATTATTAGATTCTTTATTAGAAAGTAAAAGAGATAAAGACTCTGGAGTGGTAATAAGAATATTAGGTGGTTTAGCTAGTTGCTTTTTCTTTTCATATGGGGTTGTATCGCCGTTCCTAATTTCAACAGTGATTTCTTTATTAAAATGCAAAGCTGCTAATTGTATGGATTTTTTTAAATCTCTACTTAGTGCTTTTAAAGGAGTTATTAATAATATATTCACACTTTTATTATTTTTGGGATCTTCTATCTTTGATAGAGGTCCCATTAATGCAGCATAAGTTTTGCCGCATCCAGTAGGAACTTGTATTATTCCACTCTCTCCATTTAAAAATGCTTCCCAAGATTCGATCTGATAGGGTAGTGGCTCCCATCCATTTGTGGAGAAAAACTGTTTAATTTTAAAAATTAAATTATTTTGCTTATTATTTTTCGCAATATTTTTCATTATATTTTTTTCATTAGTTCATAAGCATTCTCTAGGCTATCTGCATCATTAATTTTTTTATCTTTTCTCCATTTAGTAATTCTTGGAAATCGTACTGCTATGCCTGACTTATGACGTTTAGAAATTTGTATTTTCTCAAAAGATATTTCGAATACCATTTCTGGTTTTAACGATCGAACAGGACCAAATTTTTCTATTGTATTTTTTCTTATCCATTTATCTAGCTCTTTAATCTCAATATTGGTTAAACCAGAATATGCACTTGCAAATTTAATTAATTCTTTGTCTTTCCATAATGCAAAACTGTAATCTGTATACAGACCAGCTCTTCTACCGCTGCCGCCCTTAGCGTAAATTAGAACAGCATCCAGTTGCATAGGATTAACTTTATATTTCCACCAAATACCTTTCTTTCTTCCAGAAGAGTATATAGAAGTTTTTTTCTTAATTATTAACCCTTCAGTATTATTTTCTCGAGATTTTTCTTTATAAGTTAAAGCATCAGGCCAATCTTTAGGAAAGATTAAATCACATATTTTGAAAATATCAGAGATATTATTCTCAGTTTTAATTTGCCATTTTGAAAAATATTTTTCTAGCTTAATTCTTCTAT
This window contains:
- a CDS encoding DUF1499 domain-containing protein, with product MVSSIQGLAPITNPLNSVLIEKKLINVDQKFIQLVSLAEGLPRTEVIESGRNYWRGVCRSLIFRFPDDLEILKLDVRSYVDRSKGIIQIRSAARLGQSDLGVNLRRVEYLFDQLEKF
- the pdeM gene encoding ligase-associated DNA damage response endonuclease PdeM encodes the protein MKKSSFKFCWEDTLLEMLPSRALFLPETKELLICDIHLGKAEYFQQNGIPLTNNSDKNNFARIKKIVKKYSPEKLIILGDLFHSKYSIDKTLQKTVEDLPELLKTNVELVLGNHDVGCDIKNIKIFNIRKTKNITFSHEPVNSENKKNLNICGHYHPKINIKNNGDQLSFRCFAMDKNKNTLFLPAFGDLTGGYPCKNSFKKWAIISEEEIVEIKS
- a CDS encoding DUP family protein; this translates as MINKNDSSDPIDNLEYEKVLEEEIINSYESKFQKDTEEDSKKIKFYRLKRTPLEILNRTFFFFFIGSFLFSLFLAYSESKLWFILYVASALSCVFYTPNRKALKELIAAWPNIEDLIKGRSLWRKGK
- a CDS encoding potassium channel family protein, producing MKLRLFEFYFIKDYLRPWFGLIYSLFFLFFLGAIGYRITEGWEWSDCLWMVLITITTIGFGEVQPLSPEGRIVTVLVIVGGLIFIQFTFQKAVRLFESGYFQRVNELRFKRLLRKMENHVILCGYGRVGQEISNQIKTQNIPIIVVESDEDRKKIAEENGLEVLCADATLDETLKLAGLEKCKSLVVTLPNDAANLYVVLSAKGIRSSIRVIARAGTEEAASKLRLAGASIVVSPYIAAGRAMASMALRPIAIDFLDLLAGSECEIEEFELSNDISLFETAEKRSLSELGIGKKSGAKILAIKENEKLFTNPGGNFILQPGQVLIAFGSKEQLNILNGLLGNLVVAVELLK
- a CDS encoding c-type cytochrome, with translation MKIFKFLFIIPVITLIIIFQTSVQNRYLMASDIRDGETVFRNVCAGCHVRGGSVVLKGSKSLKLSDLEKRGIADVNSITKIANDGIGFMKGYKNKLKDGEDKVLSQWIIQNAEKGWE
- the pstB gene encoding phosphate ABC transporter ATP-binding protein PstB, giving the protein MIKTTKKIPKNIILSLENVSISYGTFEAVRNVFCNFKKGDITSLIGPSGCGKSTVLRSLNRMNDLIPNCSLKGTVLFDGTNIYDKRVDPVEVRRRIGMVFQQPNPFPKSIYENIAFGARINGFTGDMDELVESSLRKAALWDECKDKLNDSGYSLSGGQQQRLCIARTIAIEPEIILMDEPCSALDPISTLKIEETMHELKKNYTIIIVTHNMQQALRVSNMTAFFNAIEYEDGDGGKVGYLAEFNSTKKIFNSPKEKITQEYISGKFG
- the pstA gene encoding phosphate ABC transporter permease PstA; translation: MNSLYYQKRLSRNIGDKFFTSLSVICALIAILPLIFLVTYILIKGGSQITPELFTLEPNPPGDDLDAGGINPALIGTLIITTIASIIAIPVGVGGGIYLAEYSKGGSFSRFIRFGVNVLAGVPSIIAGVFIYALIVSTKILFGSMYSGLAGGMALSILMLPTVIKTTDEGLKLVPNELRYASLGVGASMYTTILKVTLPSAFRSIATGVVLGIARAAGETAPLIFTALFSYYYITGFGDLFYEMGSLAVLIYNFALEPYDAQNKLAWAASFILVLSILSVNIFSRILAAFTEKTKRV
- a CDS encoding ligase-associated DNA damage response DEXH box helicase, with the protein product MKNIAKNNKQNNLIFKIKQFFSTNGWEPLPYQIESWEAFLNGESGIIQVPTGCGKTYAALMGPLSKIEDPKNNKSVNILLITPLKALSRDLKKSIQLAALHFNKEITVEIRNGDTTPYEKKKQLAKPPNILITTPESLSLLLSNKESNNLFKELSSIIIDEWHELMGSKRGNQCELSLSWLRGNIKNLQIWAMSATIGNIEEAARAIVGMSAIKPKIVSTNIQKEIEIISVLPEEETTFPWSGHLGIRSHSSLLKILDKNKSTLLFTNTRNQSERWYQCLKFFLPEMEDKIALHHGSLDKEDRKRVEEGVKDGLIKWVVCTSSLDLGVDFQPVDQIVQIGSAKNLARLIQRAGRSAHRPGGKSKIIFMPTNSLELFEISAMRRIIKSGISEEIRLPELSYDVLLQHLISLACGNGFDPKIEKERIKSCWSYRNLKDQDWNWCLDFLEYGGKCLRAYPKYKKIIKEKSKNNNENFKYFVKDKSLIRIHKFNIGTITSDKFVNVKYMKGKSLGNLEENFASKLNPGDTFYFAGKMLQFIRIRDMILYVKKSTKKSSLIPAWVGGQMAISDLLCESLRKEIDICNESENYYYLNPELNSLRPILKKQQFLSNIPKKDEFLIEIYKTKDLSNLFVFTLDGKFVNEGIAFLWALRLAKLKQTTFSIAANDFGFSLTTSEDYDFSIIKKEADYFLDNKKLEKDLENAINFSELTKRRFKNIAQISGLVNQNNPTKTKTSSQLQISSSLFYDVFTKYEEGHLLIKQSHQEVKEYQLENKRISKSLERLKNLKMLLNEIRTPTPFAFPLLVERLKNTLSNEPIEKRVEKLIKKYSD
- the pstC gene encoding phosphate ABC transporter permease subunit PstC; the protein is MEEKLTLFKNRKRFGIEKNIDIIFKNTALVLSSFVAIILLGIILVVFFQSFESFSRYGLKFLITSEWNPVKDEYGAFTAIYGTLVTSFLSLLITIPLGVGTAIFITEDFVPKAFREIIGSFVELLAAIPSVVLGLWAIFVMEPFFRAFFVFLHNFFGWVPLFSTEPTGRNSLLAIFILVVMLLPIVTSIARDSLNQVPKKLRNAAYGIGASRWKTIFSVILPAALSGIMAGVLLALGRAMGETMAVTMIIGNSNAFSLSLLSPGYTISSMLANQFGEADGSQVSSLFYAAFVLMILSLVVNIFAQWLVKKFSLKY